In the genome of Streptomyces racemochromogenes, one region contains:
- a CDS encoding pyridoxamine 5'-phosphate oxidase family protein: MSHDVLNPTPEYLAFWRERHVCTLTTPRPDGTPHVVPVGVTYDPEAGLARVISNKHSKKVRNVLAAAGGGARVAVCQMEGRRWATLEGRAVIRTDEAAVAEAVARYAQRYGRTPSPNPDRVVLEITLDRAMGRA, translated from the coding sequence ATGTCCCATGACGTACTCAACCCGACGCCCGAGTACCTCGCCTTCTGGCGGGAGCGGCACGTCTGCACCCTGACCACCCCGCGCCCGGACGGCACGCCGCACGTGGTGCCCGTCGGCGTGACCTACGACCCGGAGGCCGGGCTGGCGCGGGTGATCAGCAACAAGCACAGCAAGAAGGTCCGCAACGTCCTGGCGGCGGCCGGCGGCGGCGCCCGGGTGGCGGTCTGCCAGATGGAGGGCAGGCGCTGGGCCACCCTGGAGGGGCGCGCGGTGATCCGTACGGACGAGGCTGCGGTCGCCGAGGCCGTGGCGCGCTACGCGCAGCGGTACGGGCGGACGCCCTCGCCCAACCCGGACCGGGTGGTCCTGGAGATCACCCTCGACCGTGCCATGGGCCGGGCCTGA